One genomic window of Candidatus Pseudobacter hemicellulosilyticus includes the following:
- a CDS encoding TonB-dependent receptor: MKLTILLLTAALFTSHASGLAQNVTISGKDLTFKRIFTAIEKQTGYVFFGNRELFSSKKTVSLSVYNIELRALLDMILKDQPYEYAIEDRTVFISKKAVKYAPLVFANLLEEPEDAFIDVKGRVVSDKGEPVAAATILIKGTTTGTNTDEDGSFSLKGVDQNATLVISGVNIETFEVAVRNRRDLGTLEAKLKVTEEENVVVVGYGRQKKISLVGAQATVNIEEVKLPVANLSASLAGRIAGLVGVQRTGLPGSNAADIWIRGISTFSGSGNSATPLIIVDGVQGRDINAFDPEDIQSFTILKDASATAVYGAQGANGVILITTKKGKTGKPVLMFNYNQGVVAFTETPKLTNGEQYMRLRNEAQNATAGYAAEYSEKVIAATVAGTEPYVYPNVDWMDALFKSTAENRRFNFSARGGSTNTSYYTSLAYYDETSLLRTDNLAAYKADTRFRRYNFTSNVDMDWTKTTRFSLGLQGYITNTDYPGTNPQDAFDRVMQTNPILYPIMYPGNLVPAVNASADAQPNPYALITQTGYQNIFASQLYTNAQISQKLDFIVKGLTFHSMFSFDTWNSHTINRTRSRSTYMVDKVNPYLADSTLNLTVMSNGTDNLSYSRSNSGNRQIYTESGLNYTNSFGDHNVTGMLLYKQTSRIGAFADNLISSLPYRNQGIVGRATYSYDNRYFVEFNGSYDGAENFAPSKKFGFFPSLGVGWVLSNEKFWEPVKDVFSFFKLRYSNGVVGDGAGGNRRFGFMTLVTTGATGYQFYTGSNTYKAGVAISDYGVPITWAESHKQNLGWEFRILDDYLSVTLDYFKEHRTGVFLQRGSLPLYIGLQTQPWGNLGVIDNRGFEGTVELAPLKWGNTSWTFRGTFSYNKDKVIENDYPIQLYPYLERRGRNYLGTYGYVAEGLFQTQSEIETHADQTGLGSPRVGDIKYKDLNGDGVINTYDQTKIGNGDVPNWTYGAGFNVTWKNWYFGAFFQGISGADRQLSGDGIIPFNNSTGAERSNLFAIAEDRWTEENPKENPFYPRLAYGNAGNKNNAQTSTWWQKDIDFIRLKTLDFGYYIPTKGFVKTIGVKNARIYFQGVNLLYWSPFKLWDPELNTSNGTSYPNTKTFSFGIQANL, translated from the coding sequence ATGAAGCTGACTATTCTATTGCTCACAGCTGCTCTCTTTACGTCACATGCTTCCGGCCTGGCGCAAAACGTCACTATTTCCGGAAAGGACCTGACATTCAAACGCATTTTTACTGCTATTGAAAAGCAGACCGGTTATGTGTTCTTTGGCAACAGGGAACTCTTCTCCAGTAAAAAAACTGTTTCTCTTTCTGTATACAATATCGAGCTCAGGGCACTGCTGGATATGATCCTGAAAGACCAGCCCTATGAGTATGCCATAGAGGACAGAACAGTCTTTATCTCAAAAAAGGCTGTCAAATATGCGCCCCTGGTTTTTGCTAACCTGCTGGAAGAACCGGAGGACGCATTCATCGATGTAAAAGGCCGGGTGGTCAGCGATAAAGGCGAGCCTGTAGCGGCCGCCACCATCCTGATCAAAGGAACTACTACCGGCACCAACACAGATGAGGACGGTAGCTTTTCCCTGAAAGGAGTGGATCAGAACGCCACCCTGGTGATCAGCGGTGTCAATATTGAAACCTTTGAAGTGGCTGTCCGGAACCGGCGCGACCTGGGTACACTGGAAGCCAAGCTGAAAGTGACCGAGGAAGAGAACGTAGTAGTGGTAGGTTATGGCCGCCAGAAAAAGATCAGCCTGGTAGGCGCACAGGCCACCGTTAACATTGAAGAGGTAAAATTACCCGTAGCCAACCTCAGCGCTTCCCTCGCCGGCCGTATTGCCGGTCTCGTAGGCGTACAGCGTACCGGCCTGCCGGGCAGTAACGCTGCCGATATCTGGATCCGCGGTATCTCCACCTTCAGCGGTTCCGGCAACAGCGCCACCCCCCTCATCATTGTGGACGGTGTTCAGGGCCGGGATATCAATGCCTTCGATCCCGAAGACATTCAGTCTTTCACTATCCTGAAAGACGCCTCTGCCACAGCTGTGTATGGCGCCCAGGGCGCCAATGGCGTTATCCTGATCACCACCAAAAAAGGTAAAACAGGAAAGCCTGTCCTCATGTTCAACTATAACCAGGGTGTGGTTGCTTTTACAGAAACGCCCAAGCTGACCAATGGTGAGCAATACATGCGCCTGCGTAATGAGGCACAGAACGCTACCGCCGGTTATGCTGCCGAATATTCTGAAAAGGTTATCGCCGCCACCGTGGCAGGCACCGAGCCCTATGTATATCCCAATGTGGACTGGATGGACGCGCTCTTCAAAAGCACTGCAGAGAACAGGCGCTTCAACTTCAGCGCCAGGGGCGGTTCTACCAATACCAGCTACTACACCTCGCTGGCCTATTATGATGAAACCAGTCTGCTGAGAACAGATAACCTGGCTGCTTATAAGGCTGATACCCGTTTCAGAAGGTACAATTTCACTTCCAACGTAGACATGGACTGGACCAAAACCACCAGGTTCTCGCTGGGTCTCCAGGGCTATATCACCAATACAGACTATCCGGGCACCAATCCCCAGGATGCGTTTGACCGGGTGATGCAGACCAACCCCATCCTGTACCCCATCATGTACCCCGGCAACCTGGTACCGGCAGTCAATGCTTCTGCCGATGCACAGCCCAACCCCTATGCATTGATCACACAGACAGGCTACCAGAATATCTTCGCCAGCCAGCTGTACACCAATGCCCAGATCTCACAAAAACTGGACTTTATTGTGAAAGGCCTGACCTTCCACAGCATGTTCTCCTTTGATACCTGGAACTCCCATACCATCAACAGGACAAGGTCCAGGAGCACCTATATGGTGGATAAGGTAAATCCGTACCTGGCCGACAGTACCCTTAACCTCACCGTTATGTCCAATGGTACTGATAACCTGAGCTACAGCCGCAGCAACAGCGGTAATCGCCAGATCTATACAGAGTCCGGTCTGAATTATACCAATTCTTTCGGTGATCATAACGTTACAGGTATGCTCCTGTACAAACAAACCAGCCGTATCGGCGCCTTTGCTGATAACCTGATATCCTCGCTGCCCTACAGGAACCAGGGTATTGTTGGCCGTGCTACCTATAGCTACGACAACAGGTATTTTGTTGAATTCAACGGCTCCTATGACGGTGCTGAAAACTTTGCGCCCAGCAAAAAATTCGGCTTCTTCCCTTCACTGGGTGTAGGCTGGGTGCTGAGCAATGAAAAATTCTGGGAACCGGTGAAGGATGTGTTCTCCTTCTTCAAGCTCCGCTACTCCAATGGTGTGGTAGGTGACGGCGCAGGCGGCAACAGACGCTTTGGTTTCATGACCCTGGTTACCACCGGCGCTACCGGCTACCAGTTCTATACCGGCAGCAACACCTACAAAGCCGGTGTGGCTATCTCCGATTACGGCGTTCCTATCACCTGGGCTGAATCCCACAAACAGAACTTAGGCTGGGAATTCAGGATCCTGGACGATTACCTGTCCGTAACCCTGGATTATTTTAAAGAACACAGAACAGGCGTATTTCTGCAAAGGGGAAGCCTGCCGCTGTACATTGGTCTGCAAACACAACCCTGGGGTAACCTCGGCGTCATTGACAACAGAGGCTTTGAAGGAACAGTGGAATTAGCACCGCTGAAATGGGGCAACACTTCCTGGACATTCCGTGGCACCTTCTCCTATAACAAGGATAAAGTGATTGAGAACGATTACCCCATCCAGCTGTATCCCTACCTGGAAAGAAGAGGCCGCAATTACCTGGGCACTTATGGCTATGTAGCAGAAGGCCTGTTCCAAACCCAGTCAGAAATTGAGACCCATGCTGATCAGACCGGCCTCGGTTCACCCAGGGTAGGTGATATCAAATACAAAGACCTCAACGGCGATGGTGTGATCAATACCTATGACCAGACCAAGATCGGTAATGGCGATGTGCCCAACTGGACCTATGGCGCCGGCTTCAACGTTACCTGGAAGAACTGGTATTTTGGCGCATTCTTTCAGGGTATTTCCGGAGCCGACAGGCAGCTGAGCGGTGATGGTATCATTCCTTTCAACAACAGTACCGGTGCTGAACGCAGCAACCTGTTTGCCATTGCTGAAGACCGCTGGACTGAAGAAAACCCCAAAGAGAATCCTTTCTATCCCCGCCTGGCCTACGGTAACGCCGGCAACAAGAACAATGCACAGACCAGCACCTGGTGGCAGAAGGATATTGATTTCATCCGTTTGAAAACGCTCGACTTTGGTTATTACATTCCCACCAAAGGTTTTGTAAAGACCATCGGCGTCAAGAACGCACGTATCTACTTCCAGGGTGTTAACCTGCTCTACTGGAGCCCTTTCAAACTCTGGGATCCTGAGCTGAACACCTCCAATGGCACCAGTTACCCCAACACCAAAACCTTCTCCTTCGGTATTCAAGCCAATCTGTAA
- a CDS encoding DUF4974 domain-containing protein — MEKKELFELIDRYLKGETSELENQWLKNYSNSFQETDAWDETREGSKQALLEEILSELRTSIVLPFSAPVPVRKMKPLRWAAAAAVLLLAGASTYVWLRSGHKDPDVASQSVQQIPDIAPGKEGAILVLADGTEVVLDSLGNGVIASQNGADALIRNGELVYNTTGAASGEVQYNTMRTPVGRQFTLILPDGTRVWLNAASSIRYPTAFTGTERKVEVSGEVYFETAKNSSIPLRINVVDLAELEVLGTNFNVNAYQNEESIETTLLEGSLRVSPIDRTAAAAVSPLPPLLLKAGQQAQLRNGSSKEPFKVINDPDIEKIMAWKNGLFNFEDATLEEVLRELERWYDIEVVYESEVPDIALMGKITRGVTLQGLLTALKKMGLQYRLEGRKLIVLS, encoded by the coding sequence TTGGAGAAGAAGGAACTTTTTGAACTCATAGACCGATACCTCAAAGGTGAAACAAGCGAGCTGGAAAACCAGTGGCTGAAGAATTACAGCAATAGCTTTCAGGAAACCGATGCCTGGGATGAAACCCGGGAAGGCAGTAAGCAGGCGTTGCTGGAAGAGATCCTATCGGAACTGCGGACATCCATTGTTCTTCCATTTTCCGCACCGGTACCGGTCAGAAAAATGAAACCCCTGCGCTGGGCGGCAGCGGCGGCCGTCCTGCTGCTGGCAGGCGCCTCCACTTATGTATGGCTAAGGTCCGGGCATAAGGATCCTGACGTCGCCAGCCAAAGCGTACAGCAGATCCCGGACATTGCTCCCGGCAAAGAAGGCGCTATCCTGGTCCTGGCTGACGGTACTGAAGTAGTGCTGGACAGCCTGGGTAACGGCGTTATAGCCAGCCAGAACGGGGCGGATGCCCTGATCCGCAACGGTGAGCTGGTGTACAATACTACCGGCGCCGCCTCAGGCGAAGTACAGTACAACACCATGCGCACACCCGTAGGCCGCCAGTTCACCCTGATACTGCCAGATGGTACACGTGTATGGCTGAATGCGGCCAGCTCTATCCGTTACCCTACCGCCTTCACTGGTACTGAACGCAAGGTGGAAGTAAGCGGTGAAGTATATTTTGAAACAGCAAAGAACAGCAGCATACCACTCAGGATAAATGTAGTTGACCTGGCGGAACTGGAAGTCCTGGGCACCAATTTTAACGTCAATGCCTACCAGAACGAGGAAAGCATTGAAACTACACTGCTGGAAGGCAGCCTGCGCGTGTCTCCCATTGACCGGACTGCCGCAGCCGCGGTAAGCCCCCTCCCACCCTTATTGCTGAAAGCAGGTCAGCAGGCGCAGCTGCGCAACGGTTCATCCAAAGAACCCTTTAAAGTGATCAATGATCCGGATATAGAAAAAATAATGGCCTGGAAGAATGGCTTGTTCAATTTTGAAGACGCCACACTGGAAGAGGTTCTGCGGGAGCTGGAAAGATGGTACGATATTGAAGTTGTTTACGAGAGTGAAGTTCCGGATATTGCCCTGATGGGCAAGATCACCAGAGGAGTAACGCTCCAGGGATTATTGACAGCATTGAAGAAAATGGGGCTGCAATACAGGCTGGAAGGCAGAAAACTGATCGTGCTTTCATAA
- a CDS encoding thymidylate synthase, whose protein sequence is MQQYLDLLDFIIDRGGSKTDRTGTGTTSYFGYQMRFNLQEGFPLVTTKKLHLKSIIHELLWFLKGETNTAYLKEHGVSIWDEWADANGDLGPVYGKQWRSWAGSDGQTIDQITEAIRQIQHNPDSRRIMVSAWNVAELPEMALMPCHALFQFYVTPASEAGGKGKLSCQLYQRSADVFLGVPFNIASYALLTLMIAQVCDLEPGDFVHTFGDVHLYNNHREQALLQLSRTPYPLPQMKLNPAVRSVFDFTFADFTLENYQSHPAIKAPVAV, encoded by the coding sequence ATGCAACAGTATCTGGATCTTCTTGATTTTATCATCGATAGGGGGGGGTCCAAGACCGACCGTACGGGCACAGGCACAACCAGCTATTTTGGTTACCAGATGCGGTTCAACCTCCAGGAGGGCTTTCCACTGGTCACAACTAAGAAACTCCATCTCAAAAGCATCATCCATGAATTATTATGGTTCCTGAAAGGGGAAACTAATACTGCCTATCTGAAAGAGCATGGGGTCAGTATCTGGGATGAGTGGGCTGATGCCAATGGGGACCTGGGACCTGTGTACGGTAAACAATGGCGTAGCTGGGCCGGGTCTGATGGGCAGACCATTGACCAGATCACGGAAGCTATCCGCCAGATACAGCATAATCCTGACAGCCGCCGGATCATGGTCAGCGCCTGGAATGTAGCTGAACTCCCGGAGATGGCGCTGATGCCCTGTCATGCTTTATTCCAGTTCTATGTTACGCCCGCCAGTGAAGCTGGCGGTAAGGGCAAACTGTCCTGCCAGTTATACCAGCGCTCTGCTGATGTATTCCTGGGTGTGCCTTTCAATATTGCCTCCTATGCCTTGCTGACGCTGATGATAGCCCAGGTCTGCGATCTGGAGCCGGGTGATTTTGTCCATACTTTCGGGGACGTTCACCTGTACAATAATCACCGTGAGCAGGCCCTGCTGCAGTTGTCGAGAACGCCGTACCCCCTGCCCCAGATGAAGCTGAATCCCGCCGTGCGTTCTGTGTTTGATTTCACGTTCGCTGATTTTACATTGGAAAATTACCAGTCGCACCCGGCCATCAAAGCGCCGGTAGCGGTTTAA
- a CDS encoding LytTR family DNA-binding domain-containing protein, which produces MPEPAPIRCIIVDDEHLAVSLLADYVEKTPGLQLVMRSTQVLEALRAVQEGGADLLFLDIQMPDLSGIQFMKIIRNSCKVILTTAYAEYALAGYEHDVVDYLLKPITFERFTVAVEKARTRLQPAVVPAIAPVEMQDHIFIKTDYRIRKMDLADIYYIEALRDYIAFHTSTGRILSLESMRNMEQLLPAAGFIRIHKSYIINIRYIDYLERGRVVVKQAPLPVGETYRPAFLARLKIV; this is translated from the coding sequence ATGCCTGAGCCTGCACCTATACGCTGTATCATTGTGGACGATGAACACCTGGCCGTCAGCCTGCTGGCTGATTACGTGGAAAAAACACCGGGCCTGCAGCTGGTGATGCGCAGCACCCAGGTGCTGGAGGCATTGCGGGCGGTGCAGGAGGGCGGGGCCGACCTGCTCTTCCTGGATATCCAGATGCCTGATCTCAGTGGTATCCAGTTCATGAAGATCATCCGCAACAGCTGCAAGGTGATCCTGACCACGGCCTATGCCGAGTATGCCCTGGCGGGCTATGAGCATGATGTGGTGGACTACCTGCTGAAGCCCATTACTTTTGAGCGTTTCACAGTGGCCGTGGAAAAAGCCCGGACCCGGCTCCAGCCGGCGGTGGTCCCGGCCATTGCTCCGGTGGAAATGCAGGACCATATCTTTATTAAAACGGATTACCGGATCCGGAAAATGGACCTGGCCGATATCTATTATATTGAAGCGCTGCGCGATTATATCGCTTTCCATACCAGTACGGGCAGGATCCTCTCGCTGGAAAGCATGCGGAATATGGAGCAACTGCTGCCGGCAGCGGGTTTTATCCGGATCCATAAATCCTATATTATTAATATACGGTACATTGATTACCTGGAACGGGGGCGGGTAGTGGTGAAGCAGGCGCCGCTGCCGGTGGGAGAAACTTACCGGCCGGCGTTCCTGGCCAGGCTGAAGATCGTTTAA
- a CDS encoding RNA polymerase sigma-70 factor, which yields MSTGLPYKENPLLYQLIKGDPDSFTAIYRAYAEDLITWTYNILRDRDTCRDIVHDIFLSLWLKRDTLVITTSLEAYLYTAARYQVFQVIRKGKARESVFLKIEQRIWGEPVAESLVYQKELQERLVAAVNELPDKARDVYRMSREQHLSHKEIAEHLSISVKTVENHLTAALKKIRASMGDLLPLIFAFLNNF from the coding sequence TTGTCAACAGGACTGCCATATAAGGAGAACCCACTGCTATACCAACTGATCAAGGGCGATCCTGACTCATTTACAGCCATTTACCGGGCGTACGCAGAGGACCTTATCACCTGGACCTACAATATTCTCCGGGACAGGGATACCTGCCGGGATATTGTCCATGATATCTTCCTGTCCCTCTGGTTAAAAAGGGATACCCTGGTCATCACTACTTCGCTTGAAGCCTATTTATATACAGCCGCCCGTTACCAGGTATTCCAGGTGATCCGCAAAGGGAAAGCGCGGGAATCCGTTTTTCTCAAGATTGAACAAAGGATCTGGGGCGAACCAGTAGCGGAAAGCCTTGTTTACCAGAAAGAACTCCAGGAACGATTGGTAGCCGCCGTGAATGAGCTGCCGGACAAAGCCCGCGATGTATACCGCATGAGCCGCGAGCAACACCTTAGCCACAAAGAAATTGCTGAGCATCTTTCCATTTCTGTCAAGACCGTTGAGAACCACCTTACGGCCGCCCTGAAAAAGATCCGGGCCAGTATGGGTGATCTCCTTCCCCTTATCTTTGCTTTTTTAAACAATTTTTAA
- a CDS encoding RagB/SusD family nutrient uptake outer membrane protein, with translation MNIKKLSLALLIATGSLAGCGKFLDQIPDNTLTVEDIFKSKAYVDQYLYQVYANMPNEMGQRFVGTNYSGPWIAAADEAMYNWDFNYSNNLNASTWNTTDGTVSTYWTNYYKSIRNASDFIANIDGATSEVTALMKTRYKGEARALRAMYYFWLVRMYGPVPLIPNVIAPDASMDDIIKARTPMDECISYIVTQLDSAYNELDVTPAE, from the coding sequence ATGAACATAAAGAAATTATCGTTAGCGCTGCTGATCGCCACCGGATCTTTAGCTGGCTGCGGAAAATTCCTGGACCAGATACCTGACAATACCCTCACCGTTGAAGATATCTTCAAATCCAAGGCTTACGTAGATCAGTACCTCTACCAGGTATACGCCAACATGCCCAATGAAATGGGACAGCGCTTTGTAGGCACCAACTACTCCGGCCCCTGGATCGCCGCTGCCGATGAAGCGATGTACAACTGGGATTTCAACTATTCCAATAACCTGAACGCCAGTACCTGGAACACCACAGATGGCACCGTTTCCACTTACTGGACCAACTATTACAAATCCATCCGTAACGCTTCCGATTTCATTGCCAATATTGACGGCGCCACCAGCGAGGTGACAGCCCTGATGAAAACAAGGTATAAAGGGGAAGCCCGCGCATTAAGGGCCATGTATTACTTCTGGCTGGTCCGGATGTATGGTCCCGTTCCCCTTATTCCCAACGTGATAGCACCGGATGCTTCCATGGATGATATCATCAAGGCCAGAACGCCCATGGATGAATGCATCAGCTATATTGTAACCCAGCTGGACTCCGCTTATAATGAGCTGGACGTTACCCCCGCTGAATAA
- a CDS encoding histidine kinase translates to MKQKLPLFLGCFIAYYFFIHVAVDLPYLVNGRFHLLQWPSSVQSLSEVLLRALMGFLMAWLPYRILLKQHPRRTLLAVLLILVAVPLLFLLQYWLECGLRNTAVRLRYYFNNHVLYVLLCSVFGIVCFFVRYTAYKEWQQQALALQHRQAELSFLRSQINPHFLFNSLNNIYSLVYQGSEKALTAIAGFSDLLRYMLYDAEERVPLEKELSYIRQYIQLQQLRFEQPVDVRLQVSGNIAAVLVPPLLLIPFVENAFKHGDLSAAEGLTITVQVEAQRMLFYCHNKTGRHEKDSHGGIGLDNVQRRLQLLYHGRHRLTMNEQNGSFTINLELIYA, encoded by the coding sequence ATGAAGCAAAAGTTGCCGCTTTTCCTGGGCTGTTTTATTGCTTATTATTTTTTCATCCATGTGGCGGTGGACCTGCCCTACCTGGTGAACGGACGATTCCACTTACTGCAATGGCCATCATCAGTGCAGTCCCTGAGCGAGGTGCTGCTGCGTGCGCTGATGGGTTTCCTGATGGCCTGGCTGCCTTACCGGATCCTTCTCAAGCAGCATCCGCGCAGGACCCTGCTGGCCGTTTTGCTGATCCTGGTGGCGGTGCCGCTGCTTTTCCTGCTGCAATACTGGCTGGAATGCGGATTGCGCAATACAGCAGTCCGGCTACGGTATTATTTCAACAACCATGTCCTGTATGTGCTGCTCTGTTCTGTGTTTGGCATTGTCTGTTTTTTTGTGAGATATACCGCGTACAAGGAATGGCAGCAGCAAGCCCTTGCGCTGCAGCACCGGCAGGCAGAGCTGTCCTTCCTGCGCTCGCAGATCAACCCGCATTTCCTGTTCAACAGCCTGAACAATATCTATTCGCTGGTATACCAGGGCAGTGAGAAAGCCCTGACGGCCATTGCCGGTTTCTCGGACCTGCTGCGGTATATGCTGTATGATGCGGAAGAGCGGGTGCCCCTGGAAAAAGAGTTGTCCTATATCCGCCAGTATATCCAGCTGCAGCAGCTGCGCTTTGAACAGCCGGTGGATGTGCGGCTTCAGGTCTCCGGCAATATTGCTGCGGTACTGGTGCCGCCCCTGCTGCTGATCCCTTTTGTGGAAAATGCCTTTAAGCATGGCGACCTGAGCGCTGCCGAAGGACTGACCATTACCGTACAGGTGGAGGCGCAAAGGATGCTGTTCTATTGTCATAATAAGACCGGCCGCCATGAAAAGGACAGTCATGGGGGCATTGGGCTCGACAATGTCCAGCGGCGGCTGCAACTCCTGTACCATGGCCGTCACCGGCTGACCATGAATGAACAGAACGGATCCTTCACTATTAATCTTGAACTGATCTATGCCTGA
- a CDS encoding M23 family metallopeptidase, which yields MRLSTTTRRKPLFLLILTALLLCAGLCWYLVSRQADYYRNPLDIPLRLSANFGELREDHFHMGLDIRTRGQENLPVVAAAGGYVSRIIIEEERYGNALLIAHPNQTTTLYAHLNGFSDSLQAFIRSRQYRQEQWEQDIRLPPDRFPVSKGQFIGWSGNTGGSQGPHLHFELLDTKTGRNLDPLQTGLTGWDYTAPVITGLYWYNRGVSTYQEGGHYIPIRKKGEDTYQSEAAVVLVNSPLISLGIRAGDKHPEAQPLLGIKGAEVMVDGKTIHQHSLESFSAIDSRYINACIDYSRRAERDQFVQHLSTLPGNRMPGFEPNDGLIDLSDKKEHTLSIIVRDAGGNSARFEGRIRYTGKAVRRDKPSAPLLAPGKAVTLRRPFAEVRFSKLAFYDSVPFRLTASPSSHPLQASPRILLHGPGVPVHDSFLVQLPSTLPASHPLRHKIVLQLESGRHRLLVKPQWQGNRATARLDRLGTVQLLLDTMAPRIGQPQWKPVSTPKGREQVLYIECKDNLGRVASLRALLNGRWLLLERKDNCFMYRPDRYAAKGKGQLLLTATDVAGNSSSLRWEWRRE from the coding sequence ATGCGCCTCTCCACCACCACCCGACGCAAACCCTTATTCCTGCTGATCCTTACCGCCCTGCTGCTATGCGCCGGACTTTGCTGGTACCTGGTCAGCCGCCAGGCCGACTACTACCGCAATCCCCTGGACATACCGCTGCGCCTTTCGGCCAATTTCGGGGAGCTGCGCGAAGATCATTTTCATATGGGCCTGGACATCCGCACCCGGGGCCAGGAGAACCTGCCCGTAGTGGCGGCAGCCGGCGGTTATGTATCCCGCATCATCATTGAAGAAGAACGGTATGGCAACGCCCTGCTGATTGCCCATCCCAACCAGACCACCACCCTGTACGCCCACCTCAATGGCTTCTCCGATTCTTTGCAGGCATTTATCCGTTCCAGGCAGTACCGGCAGGAACAATGGGAACAGGATATCCGGCTGCCGCCAGACCGGTTCCCTGTCAGCAAAGGACAGTTCATTGGCTGGAGCGGCAATACCGGCGGATCACAGGGGCCTCACCTGCATTTTGAACTGCTGGATACCAAAACCGGCAGGAACCTGGATCCCCTGCAAACAGGCCTGACCGGCTGGGACTATACCGCCCCCGTGATCACCGGCCTGTACTGGTACAACCGCGGCGTCAGCACCTACCAGGAAGGTGGGCACTATATTCCCATCCGCAAAAAAGGAGAAGACACGTACCAGTCCGAAGCAGCTGTGGTCCTGGTCAATTCCCCGCTGATCAGCCTGGGCATCCGCGCGGGCGATAAACACCCGGAGGCGCAGCCCCTGCTGGGCATCAAGGGAGCGGAAGTGATGGTAGACGGCAAAACTATTCATCAGCATTCCCTGGAATCATTTTCGGCTATAGATTCCCGGTATATCAACGCCTGCATTGATTATAGCCGCCGGGCAGAGCGGGACCAGTTTGTCCAGCACCTTTCCACCCTGCCCGGTAACCGCATGCCCGGTTTTGAACCCAACGATGGCCTGATAGACCTCTCCGATAAAAAGGAACACACCCTCAGCATCATTGTCCGGGATGCCGGCGGCAACAGCGCCCGCTTTGAAGGCAGGATCCGGTACACGGGAAAAGCTGTCCGGCGGGATAAACCCTCCGCTCCCCTGCTGGCGCCGGGCAAAGCCGTTACGCTGCGCCGACCTTTTGCCGAAGTGCGTTTCAGTAAGCTGGCCTTTTACGACAGTGTCCCTTTCCGCCTCACGGCTTCCCCTTCTTCCCATCCCCTGCAGGCTTCCCCGCGCATCCTGCTGCATGGCCCCGGCGTGCCCGTGCATGATAGTTTCCTGGTGCAGCTGCCTTCCACCCTGCCCGCCAGCCATCCCCTGCGTCATAAGATAGTGCTGCAACTGGAAAGCGGACGGCACCGCCTGCTGGTAAAACCCCAATGGCAGGGCAACAGGGCTACGGCCAGGCTGGACAGGCTGGGCACTGTACAATTATTACTGGATACCATGGCGCCCCGGATCGGCCAGCCGCAATGGAAACCCGTCAGCACTCCCAAAGGCCGGGAGCAGGTACTGTATATAGAATGCAAAGACAACCTGGGCCGGGTGGCCAGCCTGCGCGCCCTGCTGAACGGCCGCTGGCTGTTACTGGAAAGAAAGGACAACTGTTTTATGTACCGGCCTGACCGGTATGCTGCAAAAGGAAAAGGACAATTGCTGCTGACAGCTACCGATGTGGCCGGCAACAGCAGCAGCCTCCGCTGGGAATGGCGGAGGGAGTAA